From the genome of Methylocystis echinoides:
AGCGCCGCCCGCTCGCCGACGCTTTGACCTGCATCCGCGAGAAGACGACGTTGACCGACGCGGGCTTTCTGCTCGCCGCCAACGCCGAGCGTCATCTCAAAAGCGCGACGGAGATGGCGAGGCTTTTCCAGGATGCGCCGCAGGCCGTCGAGGAAAGCGCGCGCTTCGTCTCGGCGCTCGATTTCCGCCTGACCGATCTCGCTTACGAATATCCGAGCGAATTGCGCGAAGGCTTCGCGAGCGAACAGGAGGCGCTGGAGGCGCTCTCGCGCGAGGGCGCGAAACAGCGTTATCCGCAGGGCGTTCCCGACACGGTCTCCGCGCTGCTCGAGCGCGAGCTCGCGCTTGTCGCAGAGCTTCGATACGCGGCTTATTTCCTCACCGTGCACGACATCATGCGTTTCGCGCGCAGCAAGGGCATCCTCGCCCAGGGGCGCGGTTCGGCGGCCAATTCCGTCGTCTGTTTTTGTCTCGGCGTCACCGAAGTCGATCCGACGAAGCATGATCTGCTGTTCGAACGCTTCGTTTCCGCCGCGCGCAACGAGCCGCCGGACATCGACGTCGATTTCGAGCACGAGCGGCGTGAAGAGGTGATCCAGTATATTTACGCGCGTTTCGGCCGCAAACGCGCCGGGCTCGCCGCCGCCGTCACGACCTATCGCGGCAAGAGCGCGATCCGCGAAATCGGCAAGGCCTTCGGCCTCTCGACCGATCTCGTCGGACGCCTGTCCTCTGCGGCCTTCGGGCGCGGAGCCGAGGGCGGCGCCCGGGCGCATGACATTGCCCGCCTCGGCCTCGACGTCACGGAGCCGCGCTTCGCCAAGGCGCTGGCGCTGGCCGAGGAGATCGAGGGCTTTCCCCGCCATCTGACCCAGCATTCCGGCGGCTTCGTCATCACCCGCGACAGGCTCGACGAAGTGGTCCCCGTCGCGCCGGCCGCGATGGAGGGCCGCAGCACGATCGAATGGGACAAGGACGATCTTGACGCGCTCGGCCTGCTCAAGATCGACGTGCTGGCGCTCGGCATGCTCACCTGCCTGCGCAAGGGCCTCGACCTTCTGCGGATGCACTATGGCGTCGCGCATCGCCTCTCGACGATCCCGGCGGAAGATCCCCGCGTCTACGCGATGATCTCGCGCGCCGACACGATCGGCGTCTTCCAGATCGAGAGCCGCGCGCAAATGTCGATGCTGCCGCGCCTGAAGCCGAAATGCTTCTACGATCTCGTCATCGAAGTGGCGATCGTGCGGCCCGGCCCCATCCAGGGCGACATGGTGCATCCCTATCTGCGCCGCCGCATGGGCAAGGAGGCCGTATCCTATCCTTCCAAGGAGCTCGAGCAGGTGCTGGGTCGAACCTATGGCGTGCCGCTGTTTCAGGAGCAGGCCATGCGCATCGCCATCGTCGCGGCGGACTTCACCCCTACCGAGGCGGACCAGCTTCGCCGCGCCATGGCGACCTTCAAGCGCGCGGGCCTCATCGGCGGCTTTCGCGACAAGATGATTTCGGGCATGGCGCGCAAGGGCTATGACCGCGACTTTGCCGAGCGCTGCTTCAGCCAGATCGAAGGCTTCGGCACTTATGGCTTTCCAGAAAGCCATGCGGCGTCTTTCGCGCTTCTCGTCTACGCCTCCGCCTGGCTGAAATGCCGCTATCCGGACGTCTTCGCCTGCGCGCTTTTGAACTCCCAGCCCATGGGCTTTTACGCGCCCGCCCAGATCGTGCGGGACGCCCGCGAGCACGGGATCGAGGCGCGCGCGACAGACATCAACGCCTCCGACTGGGAGGCGACGCTGGAGGCGACCCCCACCCCTAACCCCTCCCCGCAAGGGGGAGGGGGATCGGATGGCCATTATTGCAAGGGTTCAATCTCACACACATGGGCGCGATCCCCATCCCTCCCCTTTACGGGGAGGGTGGCCCCGCGAAGCGGGGTCGGGTGGGGCGCCCCAGATCACCAGGCGAGAGCGTCGACCCCCACCCCTAGCCCCTCCCCGCAAGGGGGAGGGGGATCAGAGCGTTCTTCTTGCCAGAGCCCCCGTCCAACCGCCCCGGAACCTCTGCCTCTCCACCCGCGTCACGCCGACATGGCGGGCGACATCCTCGGCGACCACGCCATCCGCCTGGGCTTCAGTCAGATCAAGGGCGTCTCGGAGGAAGACATGCGCCGCCTCGTCGCGCGGCGGGGCAAGGGCTATGATTCCGTGCGCGACGTCTGGCTGCGCGCCGAACTGTCGCCGGCGACGCTGATGCGACTCGCCGAGGCGGACGTCTTCGCCTCGCTCGGCCTCTCCCGTCGCGATGCGCTGTGGGCGGCGGCCGGGCTGAACCGCGCCGGCGACAGAGACGATCTGCCGCTGCTGCGCAGCCTCTCCTTCGCGCCGCTGGAGCCCGACGCTCATTTGCCGCCCATGCCGCCCGGCGAAGAAATCGTCGAGGATTACCGCTTCCTCTCCCTCTCGCTCAAAGGTCATCCGGTCGCTTTTCTGCGGTCCCGGCTCGAGGCGCGCGGCGCCCTGCCCTGCGCAGCGCTGGACCGCTTTCCAGACGGCGCGGGACGGCGCGTGACGGTCGCCGGGATCGTCCTGCTGCGGCAAAGACCGGGCACGGCCAAGGGCGTTGTCTTCATGACGATCGAGGACGAGACGGGACAGGCCAATATCATCGTCTGGCCGAAACTCCTCGAACGCCAGCGCGCTGAGATCATCGGCGCCCGCTTCGTCGCCATCGCGGGCAGGCTGCAGAAGGAATCAGGGGTCATCCATGTCGTCGCCGAGCGCGTCGACGATCTCTCCGCCGATCTGCGCCTGCTGGAAAGCATGCGCGTCGCGAAGGGCGAAGCGATGCCGAAGGCCCGCAACTTTCACTAGGGATTGCGTTGCCGTGAATTTACCACGAAGGTGGGCGCGGGCCGCTCGGGCGGAACCATTGCTGTCCCGCGCCGTTTACCTGCGGCTCATCGCCAATGAGAAAAAATTAAGGGGAGCAAATACATGCGCAAATCTGTTTTCGGTCTGGCTTTTCTGTCGGCCGCTCTTGCCGCCGCTGCGGCGCTGGCCGCGCCCGTCACTAGCCCCGCGAATGTGCGCTTGGGCCCCAGCCCGAAATTGCCGGTCATCGCGACCATTCCAGCCGGCGCCGATGTGCAGGTGCTGGATTGCGGCGGCGGCTGGCGGCGCGACTGGTGCAAGGTCGCCTATGGTAAGGTGAAAGGCTATGTCGCCGCCGGCGTGCTCGCGCCCTCGGGCAATGACGTCGTCGTCGCGCCGGTGGTGACCACTGAGCTCGCGAATCTTTACAAGGGACCGGGCGTCAAATGGGCCGTGATCGGCCCTGTGCCGGGCGGCTCCACGGTGAACAAGGGCGCCTGCGTCCCCGGTTGGCAGGCTCGCTGGTGCATCGTGAATTACAACGGCCAGGTCGGCTATATGATGGAGAACCTTCTCGAGCGCCAAGGCGCCCTCTTCCCCATGTAAGCCACGCGGCGCGGGCGGCCCTCGCCCGCGCCTCCTTTGAAATGCGGCGCGAAGTTTCTATCTTCGCCTTTCCGTTGGGCGGAGGACAGGAATGAACGCGCCGTTTATGCACGCCGCAGAGCGCGTCTCCCCCCTGGTGCGCCGCGTGACCGCGCCCAACGCCGGGCCTTTCACCTATACGGGCACCTGCAGCTACATTGTCGGCGCGGGCGACGTCGCCCTCATTGATCCCGGTCCCAATGATCCGCGTCACGTTGCGGCGCTGCTCGACGCCTTACGGGGCGAGCGGCTGCGCTACATCCTCGTGACCCATACGCATCGCGACCACTCGCCCGCCGCGCGACCTCTGAAGGAGGCGACCGGCGCCATCATCGCAGGTTGCGCCCCCTATGCGCCGCCTCCCGACATCGGCGTGACTGGTCCCGGTCTCGACGCCTCGCACGACACGGCCTATGCGCCCGACGTGACTTTGAAGGAAGGCCATCGTCTGGATCTCGGCGGGGCGACGGTCGAAGCTCTCGAGACGCCTGGCCACACGACGAACCATCTCTGTTTCGCCCTGCGCGACGAGAAGGCGCTATTCACGGGCGATCACGTCATGGGATGGTCGACCACGGTGATCGCGCCGCCGGACGGCTCGATGACGGACTACATGGCGTCAGTTGAACGAATGCGCCAGCGCGACGACGCGATCTATTGGCCCGGCCATGGCGATCCGGTGCCGGAGCCGCAGCGCTATCTGCGCGCCCTGCAGCATCATCGCCGCGCCCGCGAGGCGGCCATTCTTCAGCGCCTCGACGCCGGCGACGACACGGTCCCCGCGATGGTGGCGCGTATTTACGAAAGCGTGGACAAGCGGCTGCACGGCGCTGCGGCCATGACGGTCTTCGCCCATTTGGAAGACCTCGTCCTGCGCGGCCTCGTGGAGAGCGACGGCCCGCCCTCTCTCGCAGCGCGCTATGCGCGGAAGTGACGGGCCTTAGCGCTCGCCATCCTGCGGCAGCAGGATCACCACGTCATTCTTGTGCACGCGGCCGAGACGCTTGCGCGTCTCTTCTTCGAGAACATCGGCGTCGATCTTCTCGCCCTTGATCAAAGCAATGCGCGCTTCCCACTGCATGCGCTCGAACCGTAAGAGGTCGCGCTCCTGCCGGAGTTGCGCAAGCTTCTGCTCATATTCCTCGCCGGTCTTGAGCCCGCGCTGCCCGTTGACGCCGTGCCAGACGAAATAAGAGGCCACCGTCCCCGCCACGCAATAGAGCAGGACGGGGAGCACCAGCGAGCGAAGGAAGAGACGGAATCTCAACATGAGAATTACGTTAACGCCAACTTGTATAGCGAGCGTTAACGACCTTACCGCCTGCCGCCCCGCGCGACGCGCTCGATTTCCGCGCGCACCAGCCGCTCGACAATCACGGGCAGGTTATCGTCGAGCCATTGCTTGAGCATGGGACGCATCATCTCCTGCGCATATTGCTGCAACAGGCCGCTGTCGTTGAGAAACATGCTCGCCGTGAGCGCCTGGAAGTGCGAGGCGACCGATGACGCCGTGTCGTCCGAAACCAGCGTATCCTGCGCGGGCTCGTCGTCAGCCGCCTCGTCCGCCGTCTCGTGCGCCGTCTCGAGCGTATCCAGATCAATGTCCGGCTCGTCGGTCTCTTCCGGCGCCTGCGCCTCGTCGGCGTCCAAGGCAGGCGGCGGCGCGGCGCGATGCAGGCGGAGCTGTCGTATTTCGACGACGGCCGCGGGCGGCGGCGCGGGTTCCTCCGCAGCAGCCGCCGAGGCGGCGTTCTCAGCGTCGACTGCCGGCGCGGCGTCGAGCGCGGGCGCGGGATAGGCGTTCTGCACGGCGGGCCCGGACGCTTCGGCTTCAGCCTCGGTTGCGAGACGCTGGCGCGTCTCACGTTCGCGGCGACCGAGCGGCGCGACCTGATCGTCGGAGATGATGCGCCGGATCGAGGCGAGAATTTCCTCCATCGACGGCTCGTGCGCGCGCATCTCGTCCTGGAGAGAAGGCGACGGTGCGGACGCGTTCGCTGCGCTCATGGCGTGCTTTCCAAAATGCTTCGCGTCTCGCTGCGACGCGACAGGCCTTGACGATGTGTGACGGCGCAGCCGATGCGAATCAACTCGTTGCTAAGGAATTCCACACCTTTCGCGGCGCGCTGTCACCCTTGGATCGCGTTATCGCCCGTCCGGCGTATCGACGCCGATCCATTTGGTCTTGACCTGCTCGTAATGGATGCTCGGGTCGTAGAGCGCCACATCGAGTTGCAGTTCCTGCGCCGAGAGGCGGCCAATGGAGCCCAGCACGGCGTAGGAGGCGACGACCCGGTCGCGCTGCGAGATGACCAGGCTGACGCGCGCATTGAGCAGCGCCTGTTGCGCGTTGAGCACGTCGAGCGTCGTGCGCTGGCCGACCTTCGCCTCTTCGCGGACGCCGGCGAGCGCGGTCTCCGCCGCCTTCACCGCCGCCTGTCCAGAAATGATCGAGGCTTTTGCGGTTTCGAGCAGTCCGTAGCTCGACACGACGCTCGCCCGCACGCTGTCGCGCTGCAGATCGGCGTTGAGCCGGGCCTGCCCCAATTGCTCCTTCGCCTGTCGAATTGAAGCGTATTCGGCGCCGCCCTGGTAAAGCGGCACATTGAGCTGGCCATAAGCCTGCGCGGTGAACTGGCGCGTTCCCGGAAGACCGAGGAAGGAGTCCCATTGCTGAGAAACCTGGGCGTTGACCGCCACCGTCGGCGCCAAAGCGCTCTCTTGAACCTTGACGGCGAGTTCCGCGGCGTCGACCTGATGCAACGCCGACACGACGCCCGGATGCTCGACGAGCGCGACCTCGATCATCTCGTTGAGAGACCTCGGCAGCAGAGGCTCGAGAGAGCGGCCGGGCTCCAGATTTCTGGGCTCGTCGCCGATGATTTGGCGGTAATTGGCGATGCTGTTCTTGAGCTGCGCCTGCGCGGCGTAAAGATCGGAGCGCGCCTGCGCGACGGAGGCCTCCGCCTGCGCCACGTCGGTGCGAGTCACCTCGCCCACCTGAAACCGGTCCTGCGTCTGCTTGAGCTGCTGCTCGAGGACGGAAATGTTGTTCTTGCGCAGATTAACGACCGCCGTGTCGCGCAGCACGTTCATATAGGCGGTCGCGCCGTTTTGCAGGATCGCCTGCTCAGTCAGCCGCATGGTCGCGCGCGCCGCGAAAACGCTCGACTCCGCCTGTCTGACGGAGTTCGTCGTGCGGCCGGCGTCGAAGACATTTTGCGACATGTTCAGCGTCGCGCCGCGGGGATAGCCTGTATATTCCTGGCTGAAAAACTGCCGCTGTCCGGCGCCGCCGGCGCTTTGCCCGCCGCCAAAAGAGGGAAAGCGCAAGTTGCCGTGCAGCGGGCCAGCCTGGGCCTGGATATTCGCCTTTGGACGCATGCCGGAGAGCGCCTTGGGCATGTCCTCGTCGCGAACGCGGACCGCGGCGCGACTCTGGTTGAGGTCGGGATTGCCGGCGTAGGCCCGCGCCAAGGCGGAGAGAAGCGTTTCGGCGCGCGCCGGGCTCGAGAGGGCGGACAGCAGCGCCGCCGTAGCGATTGCCCTGCGCGCAATGGATCTGAGGCGGGCCGCCTGCGGCTGGCTCATCGCCGCGCTGTCCATTCCTGCCTTCCCCTCAAACTGTTCGGCGGAACGCCGAAGACACGACAAGCCGACCGCCGCGCAAACGACGATTCGCGACGATACGCGGCACGGGAAACGCTAAAAACGCGATGGGGCGAAACAGCGGCGTCAGAAGCTGAAGCCGGGCGCTTTCGCGAAACCTTCCAGGGTTGGCGCGTTGACGCTCAGCAGCGACACGCGTCCAGCGGCCTGGCCGCCCTGGCGCTCGAAGCGCACGACATGCTGACCCGCGCCAGCCTCGGGCGTTACGATCGCCAACAGTCGGCCGTTCGGGGTGAGTTGCGCAAAGAGCGTCTCGAGCCCGGCCTCGACACCGCCCTCGACATAGATCAGGTCGAAGGGCGCCGCCGCGGGAAAGCCCTGCTCCATCGGTCCGGCCTCGACCCGGACGTTGGCGACGCCGATGGCCGAAAGCCCGTGAGCGGCGCGCTCGGCAAGTTCCGGATCGCTGTCCAGCGACACGACTTCGCCGACGAGGCCAGAGAGAATCGCCGCGGAATAGCCAGCGCCGCCAATTGCGAGGACCTTCTCGCCCGGACGCGGGGCGCCGCCCTGGAGCATGCGCGCCAGCACCAGGGGCGGCAACAACGTGCGGCGACGGCCGGCTGCGCCCGTCACCGTCACGGCGAGGTCCGAATAGGCGACCGAGGACTGGCTCGACGGCAGAAACAACTCGCGCGGCACGTTGAGAAACCGTTCGAGCAGCGGCACGTCCGTCAGGTCGAAGGGACGCAGCTGGCGTTCGACCATGGTGCGTCGCAACTCGGCCGCCGCAAGCCCCTGCTCCGCATTGCGACGAACCGTCGCCACCGCTGCTTCCGACATTCGCTTCCCGGCGTTCGCCGGCCTCTTTTACCGCAGATTCGCCGGCTCGCCGCCGACGATGGCTTTATAGGTTCAGGCTCAGGCCATGTCCATGGCCGCTGAACCGGCGGCCTTCTTACGCTTCCGTTCAAGGAGGGTCAGACCAGCCTCGCCGAGCGCCCGCATCTGGTCGAGAGTCGTGTTGTCGAGCACGCGGGCGATGGCGTCGCGCGCCTCCAGCATCACGAGGCGCACCGCGCAGTGCGTCTCGTCGACGCAGTCGTCGCATCGGCGATATAGCCTGCGGCTCGCGCACTGAATTGGGGCCAGTGGACCGTCGAGCGCGCGCACGAGATTGCCGACGGCGATCTCCCCCGGCGCCCTGGCCAGCATGTAGCCGCCGCCCTTGCCTTTCTTGGAGTGAACGAAGCCAGCGTTGCGCAATTCGCTCAGAATCGCGTCGAGAAATTTCTTGGGGATCTGGTTTTCCGACGCAATGTCGGCGACGAGCGCGGTCTGGCCGGGCTCGACGCCGGCGAGATAGACCATCGCCTTGAGCCCGTATTTGGCTTTTTTCGTGAGCATTCGACAGCTTACCACAGATTCGGCCGCCGTGCGCGAACAGCCGGACGAGTTGGACGTTACGTCAGGTCGGGACCCTGCTGTCGTGACTTAATCACACATTCGATCTTTTTAATATATGGGCACGCCCTTGACGGCCTCGTTTTCCGGTAGCTTATTAGTTTAGTAGATTGAGGGATTGACTGGCTCCCGCTTTTGCGCCACTTATTCGACAGTGCTGATATGTGCCTCGTACTAATGCACATATATAGAGCGTGAATAAGCAGGAGCCCGTTCCATGTTCGCCTTCGCCGATGCGCTCCACGCGTTCAATCCGCTCTATTCGGTGTCGGGCTTCGTGGTTGGAACCCTGGTTGGCTTCACGGGGGTCGGCGGCGGATCGCTGATGACGCCGATCCTGGTGTTGCTGTTTGGCGTCGCGCCGACGACGGCGGTGGGCACTGATCTGCTCTACGCCGCCATCACCAAGAGCAATGGCACGCTCGTCCACGGATTGAACGGGACCGTCGACTGGCGGATCACCCGGCGCCTCGCCTGCGGCTCGCTGCCCGCAACGATCGTCACGCTCATTACCCTCGCCTGGCTCGGCAAGACCGCGGGGCATGCGGCGAATGGGCTCATCACCTCGGCGCTCGGCTTTGCGCTGCTGCTCACCGCCGGAGCCATCCTCTTCCGCCGCTGGATTTTAGACTACATCGCCCACCACCTCGACAATCTGACCGACCGCCGCGTCGCCGGGCTGACGATGGCGCTCGGCGCGTTTCTGGGCGTGCTCGTGTCGGTCTCCTCCGTGGGCGCCGGCGCGCTCGGCATGACCGTCCTTCTTGCGCTCTATCCGCGCACGCCGACGGTGCGTCTCGTCGGATCGGACATTGCGCACGCCGTGCCATTGACCTTCGTCGCCGGCTTCGGGCATTGGCTTCTTGGCGGCGTGGACTGGCTGTTGCTTTTCTCGCTGCTCGTCGGCTCCCTGCCCGGCATCGCCATTGGGAGTCATCTCGCCGCCCGCGTGCCGGACCATTATCTGAGGCCGGTGCTGGCGACGATGATGGCGGCGGTCGGCGTCAAGCTGTCGATCTAGTTTTTCTCGGAGCAGGACATGTCGAACGACAAGCCTTTCACGCCGCCCGCCAAGCCGGGCCGCGGCCGCATCTATGATTCGATTACCCAAACCATTGGCGATACGCCGCTTGTGCGGCTCGACCGCCTGGCCAAGCAAAAGGGCGTCAAAGCCAATCTCCTCGCCAAGCTCGAGTTTTTCAACCCGATCGCCAGCGTCAAGGACCGCATCGGCGTCGCCATGATCGACGCGCTGGAGAAGGCCGGCAAGATCACCCCCGGCCAGTCCGTGCTGATCGAACCGACCTCCGGCAACACCGGCATTGCGCTCGCTTTCGTGGCGGCGGCGCGCGGCTACCGGCTCATCCTCGTCATGCCCGAGTCGATGTCGATCGAGCGGCGCAAGATGCTGGCGCTTCTGGGCGCCGAACTCGTGCTGACGCCCGCGGCGCAGGGCATGAAGGGCGCGCTCGCCAAGGCCTCCGAACTCCTCGCCGAGACGCCCGGCGCGGTCATTCCGCAGCAGTTCGAAAATCCCGCCAATCCCGAAATCCACCGCGTCACCACGGCCGAGGAAATCTGGAACGACGCCAACGGCCATGTCGATTATTTCGTTTCGGGAGTCGGCACGGGCGGCACCATCACCGGCGTCGGTCAGGTGCTGAAACAGCGTAACCCGTCGCTGCGCGTCGTGGCGGTGGAGCCCGAGGATTCAGCCGTGCTGTCCGGGCGGCCGCCGGGACCGCACAAGATTCAGGGCATCGGCGCCGGCTTCGTGCCGCCGATCCTCGATCGCGGCGTCATCGACGAGATCGTGACGATCGGCAATCAGACGGCTTTCGAAGCGGCGCGGCTCCTCGCCCGCGTCGAAGGCATTCCGGTCGGCATTTCCTCCGGCGCCGCCGTGGCCGCCGCGCTGGAAATCGCCAACCGGCCCGAGGCCGAAGGCAAGAACATCGTGCTGATCATTCCGTCCTTCGCCGAGCGCTATCTGTCGACCGCGCTGTTCGAAGGGCTTTGATAAACGGCCGCTGTAAAGCGCGCTAGCGCCCCTCCTGCTTCGAGAC
Proteins encoded in this window:
- a CDS encoding error-prone DNA polymerase produces the protein MTPSPRYAELAATTNFSFLRGASHPEEMTAAALDLGHCGVGIADRNSLAGVVRAFSYLRAHRERAGDFRLAVGARLVFRDETPDILCYPTDRAAYGRLCQLLTRGNLRTQKGDCALYLDDLIEFGAGQHVVVMENGAENGAPPPALLEALKGRVWLAATALYGPRPRARLLGRIALSETLGLPLVAVNDAHMHLPERRPLADALTCIREKTTLTDAGFLLAANAERHLKSATEMARLFQDAPQAVEESARFVSALDFRLTDLAYEYPSELREGFASEQEALEALSREGAKQRYPQGVPDTVSALLERELALVAELRYAAYFLTVHDIMRFARSKGILAQGRGSAANSVVCFCLGVTEVDPTKHDLLFERFVSAARNEPPDIDVDFEHERREEVIQYIYARFGRKRAGLAAAVTTYRGKSAIREIGKAFGLSTDLVGRLSSAAFGRGAEGGARAHDIARLGLDVTEPRFAKALALAEEIEGFPRHLTQHSGGFVITRDRLDEVVPVAPAAMEGRSTIEWDKDDLDALGLLKIDVLALGMLTCLRKGLDLLRMHYGVAHRLSTIPAEDPRVYAMISRADTIGVFQIESRAQMSMLPRLKPKCFYDLVIEVAIVRPGPIQGDMVHPYLRRRMGKEAVSYPSKELEQVLGRTYGVPLFQEQAMRIAIVAADFTPTEADQLRRAMATFKRAGLIGGFRDKMISGMARKGYDRDFAERCFSQIEGFGTYGFPESHAASFALLVYASAWLKCRYPDVFACALLNSQPMGFYAPAQIVRDAREHGIEARATDINASDWEATLEATPTPNPSPQGGGGSDGHYCKGSISHTWARSPSLPFTGRVAPRSGVGWGAPDHQARASTPTPSPSPQGGGGSERSSCQSPRPTAPEPLPLHPRHADMAGDILGDHAIRLGFSQIKGVSEEDMRRLVARRGKGYDSVRDVWLRAELSPATLMRLAEADVFASLGLSRRDALWAAAGLNRAGDRDDLPLLRSLSFAPLEPDAHLPPMPPGEEIVEDYRFLSLSLKGHPVAFLRSRLEARGALPCAALDRFPDGAGRRVTVAGIVLLRQRPGTAKGVVFMTIEDETGQANIIVWPKLLERQRAEIIGARFVAIAGRLQKESGVIHVVAERVDDLSADLRLLESMRVAKGEAMPKARNFH
- a CDS encoding SH3 domain-containing protein → MRKSVFGLAFLSAALAAAAALAAPVTSPANVRLGPSPKLPVIATIPAGADVQVLDCGGGWRRDWCKVAYGKVKGYVAAGVLAPSGNDVVVAPVVTTELANLYKGPGVKWAVIGPVPGGSTVNKGACVPGWQARWCIVNYNGQVGYMMENLLERQGALFPM
- a CDS encoding MBL fold metallo-hydrolase, whose protein sequence is MNAPFMHAAERVSPLVRRVTAPNAGPFTYTGTCSYIVGAGDVALIDPGPNDPRHVAALLDALRGERLRYILVTHTHRDHSPAARPLKEATGAIIAGCAPYAPPPDIGVTGPGLDASHDTAYAPDVTLKEGHRLDLGGATVEALETPGHTTNHLCFALRDEKALFTGDHVMGWSTTVIAPPDGSMTDYMASVERMRQRDDAIYWPGHGDPVPEPQRYLRALQHHRRAREAAILQRLDAGDDTVPAMVARIYESVDKRLHGAAAMTVFAHLEDLVLRGLVESDGPPSLAARYARK
- a CDS encoding septum formation initiator family protein — translated: MLRFRLFLRSLVLPVLLYCVAGTVASYFVWHGVNGQRGLKTGEEYEQKLAQLRQERDLLRFERMQWEARIALIKGEKIDADVLEEETRKRLGRVHKNDVVILLPQDGER
- a CDS encoding DUF2497 domain-containing protein gives rise to the protein MSAANASAPSPSLQDEMRAHEPSMEEILASIRRIISDDQVAPLGRRERETRQRLATEAEAEASGPAVQNAYPAPALDAAPAVDAENAASAAAAEEPAPPPAAVVEIRQLRLHRAAPPPALDADEAQAPEETDEPDIDLDTLETAHETADEAADDEPAQDTLVSDDTASSVASHFQALTASMFLNDSGLLQQYAQEMMRPMLKQWLDDNLPVIVERLVRAEIERVARGGRR
- a CDS encoding TolC family outer membrane protein, yielding MDSAAMSQPQAARLRSIARRAIATAALLSALSSPARAETLLSALARAYAGNPDLNQSRAAVRVRDEDMPKALSGMRPKANIQAQAGPLHGNLRFPSFGGGQSAGGAGQRQFFSQEYTGYPRGATLNMSQNVFDAGRTTNSVRQAESSVFAARATMRLTEQAILQNGATAYMNVLRDTAVVNLRKNNISVLEQQLKQTQDRFQVGEVTRTDVAQAEASVAQARSDLYAAQAQLKNSIANYRQIIGDEPRNLEPGRSLEPLLPRSLNEMIEVALVEHPGVVSALHQVDAAELAVKVQESALAPTVAVNAQVSQQWDSFLGLPGTRQFTAQAYGQLNVPLYQGGAEYASIRQAKEQLGQARLNADLQRDSVRASVVSSYGLLETAKASIISGQAAVKAAETALAGVREEAKVGQRTTLDVLNAQQALLNARVSLVISQRDRVVASYAVLGSIGRLSAQELQLDVALYDPSIHYEQVKTKWIGVDTPDGR
- a CDS encoding protein-L-isoaspartate O-methyltransferase, which gives rise to MSEAAVATVRRNAEQGLAAAELRRTMVERQLRPFDLTDVPLLERFLNVPRELFLPSSQSSVAYSDLAVTVTGAAGRRRTLLPPLVLARMLQGGAPRPGEKVLAIGGAGYSAAILSGLVGEVVSLDSDPELAERAAHGLSAIGVANVRVEAGPMEQGFPAAAPFDLIYVEGGVEAGLETLFAQLTPNGRLLAIVTPEAGAGQHVVRFERQGGQAAGRVSLLSVNAPTLEGFAKAPGFSF
- a CDS encoding Rrf2 family transcriptional regulator; protein product: MLTKKAKYGLKAMVYLAGVEPGQTALVADIASENQIPKKFLDAILSELRNAGFVHSKKGKGGGYMLARAPGEIAVGNLVRALDGPLAPIQCASRRLYRRCDDCVDETHCAVRLVMLEARDAIARVLDNTTLDQMRALGEAGLTLLERKRKKAAGSAAMDMA
- a CDS encoding sulfite exporter TauE/SafE family protein, translating into MFAFADALHAFNPLYSVSGFVVGTLVGFTGVGGGSLMTPILVLLFGVAPTTAVGTDLLYAAITKSNGTLVHGLNGTVDWRITRRLACGSLPATIVTLITLAWLGKTAGHAANGLITSALGFALLLTAGAILFRRWILDYIAHHLDNLTDRRVAGLTMALGAFLGVLVSVSSVGAGALGMTVLLALYPRTPTVRLVGSDIAHAVPLTFVAGFGHWLLGGVDWLLLFSLLVGSLPGIAIGSHLAARVPDHYLRPVLATMMAAVGVKLSI
- the cysK gene encoding cysteine synthase A, which codes for MSNDKPFTPPAKPGRGRIYDSITQTIGDTPLVRLDRLAKQKGVKANLLAKLEFFNPIASVKDRIGVAMIDALEKAGKITPGQSVLIEPTSGNTGIALAFVAAARGYRLILVMPESMSIERRKMLALLGAELVLTPAAQGMKGALAKASELLAETPGAVIPQQFENPANPEIHRVTTAEEIWNDANGHVDYFVSGVGTGGTITGVGQVLKQRNPSLRVVAVEPEDSAVLSGRPPGPHKIQGIGAGFVPPILDRGVIDEIVTIGNQTAFEAARLLARVEGIPVGISSGAAVAAALEIANRPEAEGKNIVLIIPSFAERYLSTALFEGL